A portion of the Rubripirellula tenax genome contains these proteins:
- a CDS encoding efflux RND transporter permease subunit codes for MKSIVRWAVDNTPAINVALIALLAAGTWCMASMQREFWPYFVLDEIEIRVAYPGASPEDIEEAICEKIEAAVASIYGIDEINATASEGSGSVRLVLNSGVSQSDVQQILGDVRAAVDQIPSFPLLAEAPVISQRIPSSTAIQIGLIGPDSDSIESAIELRRTAERVRDELLRLASISQVELLGVPEFQIDVELREETLRQYGLTLSDVAQIIREENVEIPGGTLRSASQEILLRGSNRSNIGSEIARLPIINTPGGLTLRLNELGTVRDAFSDATAISRINGHPGIAISVNTTQSEDLLEVGRDVYAYLDSAKLPDGYSMVAYRDRSDDVRDRLSLMIKNGWQGLVLVFILLALFLEMRLAFWVAMGIPIAVCGAGFVMYFTGQTLNLTSLFAFLIALGIVVDDAIVVGENIYVHRSLGKEYRQAAIDGTLEVMPSVVVSVSTTVIAFLPLMFVTGQLGRFTTVLPIAVIAMLIVSLVESVTVLPSHLAHENNLFLKIIDWLLTPLHFLAVVFESLNKRVSAVLDAFIERVYLPMLSRSLSNPALVIASAVGLLVVSSAIVRSGRVPFVVLPRVDSNVLSVLIAYPNGTPASVTDKATKRIESALAAVNQELAEQGMSDREDGVIYAMHRAVGFGASATGDVSSGSHVGSVTVSLIDSGMRKVSSKDIINLWRKRAGEFPGTDVLVFGTGPQGPAAAPIEVTLLAGSDDIAELQNAVALTSSQLGEYPGVFDVTAGSKPGKYEYRLKIKDQARSMGVSLAGLSQTVRAAYYGDEVMRLQRDRHEVELRVRYPSDQRDSLADFRQIRHRTVDGHVFPITELADIEVARTDSLIYRTDQMRAITVSADIDEEQANAMNIVNDLKESFVPQLAQQFPNVNVRWRGQQEQADESKWSIILGFVLVIGAMYLLLTIEFKSYIQPILVLSIIPFGFIGAIAGHLWMQLPLTLFSIYGLIALSGIVVNDSIVLIDFINMRLRDGLSIQNAVLDAGRRRFRPVILTSITTIAGVLPILLETQRQALVLIPMATSLAFGLMFATAVVLILVPTFFFLIQHSIRIVPAA; via the coding sequence ATGAAATCGATCGTCCGATGGGCGGTCGATAACACGCCCGCTATCAATGTTGCGTTGATTGCACTGCTCGCCGCTGGAACGTGGTGCATGGCTTCGATGCAACGTGAGTTCTGGCCGTACTTTGTGCTCGATGAAATCGAAATCCGCGTGGCTTATCCCGGTGCCAGCCCCGAAGACATCGAAGAAGCCATTTGCGAAAAGATCGAAGCGGCAGTCGCTTCCATCTACGGCATCGATGAAATCAATGCGACCGCTTCGGAAGGTTCCGGCAGCGTTCGACTGGTTCTTAATTCAGGTGTCAGCCAGAGCGACGTGCAACAGATTCTGGGCGATGTGCGAGCGGCCGTGGATCAGATTCCCAGTTTTCCGTTGCTGGCAGAAGCTCCCGTCATTAGCCAGCGAATCCCAAGCTCCACCGCGATTCAAATAGGGCTCATCGGGCCAGACTCCGATTCGATCGAGTCGGCGATTGAACTGCGTCGAACTGCCGAGCGAGTTCGAGACGAATTGCTGCGGCTCGCCAGTATTTCGCAAGTCGAGCTACTCGGAGTACCAGAGTTTCAAATCGACGTCGAATTACGTGAAGAAACACTTCGGCAATATGGACTGACGTTGTCAGATGTTGCCCAGATCATTCGCGAAGAGAACGTCGAAATTCCCGGTGGAACGCTGCGAAGTGCGTCGCAGGAGATTCTGTTACGCGGTTCAAATCGCAGCAATATTGGTTCCGAGATTGCACGATTGCCGATCATTAACACCCCCGGCGGTTTGACGTTGCGGCTGAACGAACTTGGCACTGTGCGGGACGCCTTTTCGGATGCGACGGCCATCAGCCGCATCAACGGACATCCCGGAATCGCGATCTCAGTCAACACCACGCAAAGCGAAGACCTGCTGGAAGTGGGGCGAGACGTCTACGCGTATCTGGACAGTGCGAAGCTTCCCGACGGATATTCCATGGTGGCGTATCGCGACCGTAGCGACGACGTTCGTGATCGATTGTCCTTGATGATCAAGAACGGTTGGCAGGGATTGGTGCTGGTGTTTATTTTGCTCGCATTGTTCCTCGAAATGCGACTCGCGTTTTGGGTAGCAATGGGAATTCCGATCGCCGTCTGCGGAGCGGGTTTCGTGATGTACTTCACGGGCCAGACATTGAATCTGACTTCGCTGTTCGCATTCTTAATCGCTTTGGGAATCGTTGTTGATGATGCAATCGTTGTTGGAGAGAACATTTACGTGCATCGTTCGCTTGGCAAAGAATATCGTCAGGCAGCGATCGACGGCACGCTGGAAGTCATGCCATCGGTGGTCGTTTCCGTGAGCACGACCGTGATTGCGTTTTTGCCGCTGATGTTCGTGACCGGACAACTCGGGCGATTCACGACCGTGCTGCCAATTGCAGTGATCGCGATGCTGATTGTTTCCCTGGTGGAAAGCGTCACTGTGCTGCCATCGCATTTGGCTCACGAGAACAATCTGTTCTTGAAAATCATCGACTGGCTGCTGACACCGCTCCACTTCTTGGCCGTTGTGTTCGAGTCTCTCAATAAACGAGTTTCCGCCGTGCTGGATGCGTTCATTGAACGTGTCTATTTACCTATGTTGTCACGATCATTATCCAATCCCGCGTTGGTGATCGCTTCGGCGGTGGGACTGCTCGTGGTGTCCTCGGCGATTGTTCGCAGTGGGCGAGTTCCCTTCGTCGTACTACCACGAGTCGACTCCAACGTACTTTCCGTTCTGATTGCGTATCCCAATGGCACTCCGGCTTCGGTCACCGATAAAGCCACCAAGCGAATTGAGTCCGCACTTGCAGCGGTCAATCAGGAACTCGCCGAGCAAGGAATGAGCGATCGCGAAGACGGTGTCATCTATGCGATGCACCGCGCCGTTGGCTTTGGAGCGAGTGCGACGGGAGACGTTTCGTCCGGCAGTCATGTTGGCAGCGTCACCGTCTCGCTGATTGATTCGGGGATGAGAAAGGTTTCTTCCAAGGACATCATCAATCTGTGGCGGAAGCGAGCGGGTGAATTCCCAGGCACCGACGTCTTGGTCTTTGGCACTGGCCCTCAAGGCCCGGCAGCAGCCCCCATCGAAGTCACCTTGCTTGCCGGCAGCGATGACATTGCTGAACTACAAAATGCGGTCGCATTGACGTCGAGCCAGTTGGGCGAATACCCCGGCGTCTTCGACGTCACAGCAGGATCAAAGCCCGGCAAGTACGAGTACCGACTCAAGATCAAAGACCAAGCTCGTTCAATGGGCGTTTCATTGGCAGGTCTTTCGCAAACCGTGCGAGCCGCTTACTACGGCGACGAAGTCATGCGATTGCAGCGTGATCGACACGAAGTTGAACTTCGCGTCCGCTATCCCAGCGACCAGCGAGACTCATTGGCGGACTTTCGCCAGATTCGACATCGAACTGTCGACGGCCACGTTTTTCCGATCACGGAACTCGCCGACATCGAAGTCGCCAGAACTGATTCGCTGATCTATCGCACCGATCAGATGCGTGCCATCACCGTCTCCGCCGACATCGACGAAGAACAAGCCAATGCGATGAACATCGTCAACGATCTCAAGGAATCATTCGTCCCTCAGTTGGCCCAGCAGTTCCCCAACGTCAACGTGCGTTGGCGAGGACAGCAAGAGCAGGCAGATGAATCGAAGTGGAGCATTATCCTCGGCTTCGTTTTGGTCATTGGAGCGATGTATCTACTGCTAACGATCGAATTCAAATCCTACATTCAACCCATCCTTGTACTGTCCATCATCCCTTTTGGATTCATCGGAGCAATCGCCGGTCACCTTTGGATGCAACTGCCCCTGACGCTTTTCAGCATCTACGGCCTGATCGCACTCTCAGGCATCGTCGTCAATGATTCCATCGTGCTAATCGATTTCATCAACATGCGATTGAGAGATGGACTGTCAATTCAAAACGCCGTCCTCGACGCTGGTCGACGTCGATTTCGTCCCGTTATCCTGACTTCAATCACAACGATCGCCGGAGTGCTGCCCATTTTGTTGGAAACACAACGTCAGGCCCTCGTCCTGATACCCATGGCAACCAGCCTCGCGTTCGGTCTGATGTTTGCAACAGCAGTGGTACTGATCCTCGTACCAACATTTTTCTTCCTCATTCAACATTCCATCCGGATTGTTCCGGCCGCATGA
- a CDS encoding arylsulfatase yields MKLALLSLSMLLVSADTSLAVEERPNVIIIMSDDQGVGDYGFMGNQVIRTPALDAMHARSGFLSKFYVSPVCAPTRASLMTGRYNYRTRCVDTYLGRAMMDPDEVTLAECLRDAGYQTGIYGKWHMGDNYPMRAMDQGFQDSLVHRGGGIGQPSDPIGAEGKYTDPVLFKNGREVPMKGYCTDIYFDAAMEFISSSTEAGDPFFAYIATNAPHGPFDDVPHKLYEEYRNTDLSSLLVSPLPEKRREEEFDKLARIAAMITNIDENVARLFSRLDELDITKNTIVIYLNDNGPNSMRYVGDMRGMKTHVDDGGIRSPLLFHWPLKVEPGATSSKLCAHIDVFPTILDACNVPIPTSGKIDGRSFLSLLTDEDANWPTRQVVFQAHRGNVPQPLNHFAIHEDPWKLVHPSGFGNERIKGDAKLELYNLEKDPRQLHDVAAVHPEITNRLTKAYEAWFADVSSTREDNFAPPRIVIGTEHETATVLTRQDWRHASGEAWAKESNGDWLLNASDSGKYEFEIILDSDQHPAGTATVAAGNLVDHFEIIAGQQRGHRTTLSLPKGDVNLSIELTLGEKSMGPHQVVVTRL; encoded by the coding sequence ATGAAGCTAGCACTTCTCTCACTTTCTATGCTGCTGGTTAGCGCCGACACGTCTCTGGCGGTAGAGGAGCGACCGAACGTCATCATCATTATGAGCGACGATCAGGGCGTGGGAGACTACGGCTTCATGGGAAATCAGGTCATTCGGACGCCCGCACTCGATGCGATGCATGCGAGAAGCGGCTTCCTGTCGAAGTTTTATGTCAGTCCTGTTTGCGCACCGACTCGCGCGAGTCTGATGACGGGGCGATACAACTATCGTACGCGCTGCGTCGACACCTACTTGGGACGAGCAATGATGGATCCCGACGAAGTGACGTTGGCCGAATGCCTTCGTGACGCTGGGTACCAAACCGGTATCTATGGGAAGTGGCACATGGGTGACAACTACCCGATGCGAGCAATGGATCAAGGGTTTCAAGACAGTTTGGTCCATCGTGGCGGTGGAATTGGACAACCGTCCGACCCGATCGGTGCCGAAGGGAAGTACACGGATCCAGTCTTGTTTAAGAACGGCCGGGAAGTACCGATGAAGGGATATTGCACCGATATCTACTTTGACGCCGCAATGGAATTCATTTCCAGCAGCACGGAAGCGGGCGATCCGTTTTTCGCCTACATCGCTACCAACGCGCCGCACGGTCCCTTCGACGATGTGCCGCACAAGCTGTACGAAGAATACAGGAACACCGATCTATCATCACTGCTGGTCAGTCCGCTACCCGAAAAGCGTCGTGAGGAAGAGTTCGACAAACTCGCTCGTATCGCGGCGATGATCACGAACATTGACGAGAATGTCGCTCGCCTGTTTTCCAGGCTGGATGAACTCGATATTACCAAGAATACGATCGTCATCTACCTGAACGACAACGGCCCCAACTCGATGCGATACGTCGGTGACATGCGAGGCATGAAGACGCATGTCGACGACGGTGGCATTCGATCCCCGCTACTATTTCACTGGCCGTTGAAGGTAGAGCCGGGCGCAACCTCAAGCAAGCTATGCGCGCACATTGATGTGTTTCCGACAATTCTTGATGCGTGTAACGTCCCCATCCCGACTTCAGGCAAAATCGACGGACGGAGTTTTCTATCGCTACTGACTGATGAAGACGCCAATTGGCCGACACGGCAAGTTGTCTTCCAGGCTCACCGGGGCAACGTGCCGCAACCGCTGAATCACTTCGCCATCCACGAAGATCCTTGGAAGTTGGTTCATCCGAGCGGTTTCGGAAACGAGCGAATCAAGGGCGATGCAAAACTTGAGCTTTACAATCTCGAGAAAGACCCTCGGCAGCTGCACGACGTCGCCGCCGTACATCCCGAGATAACCAATCGACTCACGAAGGCCTACGAAGCTTGGTTCGCTGATGTCAGCTCCACTCGCGAAGACAACTTTGCGCCGCCTCGAATTGTGATTGGCACGGAACACGAGACTGCGACAGTGCTCACGCGGCAAGACTGGCGGCACGCAAGTGGCGAAGCATGGGCAAAAGAGTCCAACGGTGACTGGCTCTTGAACGCTTCCGATTCGGGCAAATACGAGTTCGAGATCATTCTTGATAGCGACCAACATCCAGCCGGAACCGCGACCGTGGCGGCTGGCAACTTGGTTGACCATTTTGAAATCATCGCTGGTCAGCAACGCGGACATCGGACAACGCTTTCACTGCCAAAAGGAGACGTGAATCTGTCGATTGAATTGACTCTTGGAGAGAAATCGATGGGGCCGCATCAAGTTGTTGTGACGCGGCTATGA
- a CDS encoding DUF1552 domain-containing protein, producing MSKHSQPRQHRRVFLKAAGVSVALPWMESLAEPARDSNRPEMRMVCIASALGMNPEAFFPTSFDANFSLSPTLKSLEPLRNDFTVFSHMDHPSIYTKHGSMNSLLSGVDAKKATAGENVSMDQVAAAHVGYQTRFPSVHVSLGGSQGASWTASGIKVREETDPLDLFRKLFLNDPKAAKEARKLELDQQGSVLDLVRSQAKRLAHDINAPDRRKLEEYLTAIREAEERIQGMQRWQDVPKPHVDFDESVNTHGNMDYPTLSPLMFDLLFLAIQSDSSRVFTAGFGMHNHVIEIDGVNTGYHGLTHHGNLPDRLKQLRIIDAFYIQQMARFMAKLKETKTERGNLLDETMVFFGSGLGDASRHSNRNLPIVLAGGGFQHGKHVNAIQHTGTQTPLNNLFTTMLQNFGVEIDRFNNATGTVSL from the coding sequence ATGTCGAAACACAGTCAACCGCGACAACATCGCAGGGTTTTTCTGAAAGCCGCGGGCGTGTCGGTCGCACTTCCATGGATGGAATCGCTCGCCGAGCCCGCTCGCGATTCAAATCGACCTGAAATGCGAATGGTCTGCATCGCCAGCGCTTTGGGGATGAATCCAGAAGCCTTTTTTCCGACTTCGTTTGATGCGAATTTCTCGCTCTCGCCAACGCTCAAATCGCTCGAGCCGTTGCGAAACGACTTCACCGTGTTTTCGCATATGGACCACCCCAGCATTTACACCAAACATGGTTCGATGAACTCGCTGTTAAGCGGAGTGGACGCAAAAAAGGCGACAGCGGGTGAGAATGTTTCGATGGACCAAGTGGCCGCGGCACATGTCGGTTATCAGACTCGCTTTCCGTCGGTGCATGTTTCTCTTGGCGGCAGCCAGGGCGCATCTTGGACGGCATCCGGGATCAAGGTGCGGGAAGAAACCGATCCGCTTGACCTGTTCCGCAAACTGTTCCTGAACGATCCCAAAGCAGCGAAGGAAGCCCGCAAGCTCGAACTCGATCAACAGGGCAGCGTGCTGGACCTGGTACGAAGTCAAGCAAAACGCTTAGCACACGATATCAATGCTCCGGATCGGCGAAAGCTAGAAGAATACCTGACCGCGATCCGAGAGGCAGAGGAACGCATTCAAGGCATGCAGCGTTGGCAAGACGTGCCCAAGCCGCACGTCGATTTCGATGAATCCGTGAATACGCACGGCAACATGGATTACCCAACGCTCTCGCCGTTGATGTTTGACTTGCTGTTCCTGGCCATTCAATCGGATAGCAGTAGGGTGTTTACGGCGGGCTTCGGGATGCACAACCACGTGATCGAAATTGACGGCGTAAACACCGGCTATCACGGCCTGACCCACCACGGCAATCTCCCCGATCGACTGAAGCAACTCCGAATCATTGATGCGTTCTATATCCAACAAATGGCACGCTTCATGGCCAAGTTGAAGGAAACAAAGACTGAACGCGGAAACCTATTGGACGAGACGATGGTGTTCTTCGGCAGCGGCCTCGGTGACGCATCTCGGCACTCCAATCGCAACTTGCCGATCGTTCTCGCCGGAGGTGGCTTCCAGCACGGAAAGCACGTTAACGCGATTCAGCACACCGGAACGCAGACACCGCTAAACAACCTGTTCACGACGATGCTGCAAAACTTTGGGGTTGAAATCGATCGCTTCAACAATGCGACAGGCACCGTGAGCTTGTAG
- a CDS encoding DUF1592 domain-containing protein has translation MKYTPPKKTIPSSRARRLGLKALSLFICLATPTVAVAADDIPSHQQLLQKYCVQCHGIQKMKGDVRLDDGSKMTPAIWKNVYEQLAGQTMPPDNKPQPTGTERTHLMKLALNRAQQESAVTSTGFRRLNKREYGNTVRDLLGLRRGTFDPGEYIYADEIDEGFDTDAESLVISNELLLEYMGAAEKSLRQALFSADSQKPASHRRKINLDKVKGTSGRYINHHKEHVIGRSGGKAKLYDGQPSRTMNYPGRYTVTVTASGVDRNFYPIRLQPEKGPLVMGFGVAQDATESVSGKDVLLKTFELQDDTEQTFQFDTWIDKGHFPYLSFVNGPGKPITQIRSNIRRRKLEPSAMKELYRGPGIKITKFEIEGPFHDQWPPESYVTTYDSTTIPRLEDKTEREWLIGRFATRAFRRPVSRQDMAPYFDFLEKKHAANGDWHEAVIRTFAAMMSSPDFLYLRETPGVLDAHALANRLSYFFWSTMPDLELFALAKSGQLTHLSVLTTQVEKMLTDRRSKQFCNSFADQWLALEKLGSMPPDSKGEFRVYYRQNLEPAMIEETRRFFQHVLYENQSVRDFIDSDYSFVNKGLAELYRVPMQSNDASEFQRVIFPASVKRGGLLGHASILTLSANGVETSPIERGVWVLADLLGTPLPPPPKAVPALTPDLNGAVTVREMLEKHRSDPACMECHRRMDPLGFALEAFDPIGRFRTQYSETQTISTDGNYLGKNFADVAELKRILASDIRPFTRNLIIRLAEYAKGRKLDAADYVTVQLLVDQAGENDFKFRDILLSIATSDLMTNR, from the coding sequence ATGAAGTATACGCCGCCCAAAAAAACGATTCCAAGCTCGCGAGCGAGGCGACTCGGTTTGAAGGCATTGTCTCTATTCATCTGCCTCGCAACACCGACGGTTGCCGTGGCCGCGGACGACATCCCCTCGCATCAGCAGCTTCTGCAAAAGTACTGTGTCCAGTGCCATGGAATTCAAAAAATGAAAGGTGACGTCCGGCTCGACGATGGGTCGAAGATGACCCCGGCGATCTGGAAGAACGTCTATGAGCAGCTGGCTGGTCAGACGATGCCGCCGGATAACAAGCCGCAGCCCACCGGCACCGAAAGAACGCACCTGATGAAGTTGGCGTTGAATCGTGCTCAGCAGGAATCCGCCGTAACATCCACCGGGTTTCGACGCCTGAACAAGCGCGAATACGGAAATACAGTTCGCGATCTGCTTGGCCTGCGAAGGGGCACGTTCGATCCGGGGGAATACATCTATGCCGATGAAATCGACGAGGGGTTTGACACCGACGCAGAATCTCTTGTGATCTCGAACGAGTTGCTGCTCGAATACATGGGTGCGGCTGAAAAGAGTCTTCGACAGGCACTCTTTTCGGCTGACTCGCAGAAACCGGCGTCTCACCGTCGCAAGATCAATCTCGACAAGGTCAAAGGCACTTCCGGACGGTACATCAATCATCACAAAGAACATGTCATCGGTCGATCAGGCGGGAAAGCCAAGCTTTATGATGGCCAGCCTTCTCGCACGATGAACTATCCCGGCCGTTACACGGTTACGGTTACAGCGTCCGGCGTGGATCGCAATTTCTATCCAATCCGACTCCAGCCAGAGAAGGGCCCGCTGGTCATGGGATTCGGCGTCGCCCAGGACGCGACGGAAAGCGTTTCAGGCAAAGACGTACTGCTGAAGACATTTGAGTTGCAGGATGACACCGAGCAAACGTTTCAGTTTGATACTTGGATCGACAAAGGTCACTTTCCCTATCTGTCTTTCGTTAACGGACCAGGCAAACCGATCACGCAGATCCGCTCGAACATCCGAAGACGAAAGCTTGAACCGTCGGCGATGAAAGAGTTGTACCGCGGTCCGGGTATTAAGATCACGAAGTTTGAGATCGAAGGGCCGTTTCACGATCAGTGGCCGCCCGAATCTTATGTCACGACTTATGATTCCACGACGATCCCCAGACTTGAAGACAAAACCGAGCGTGAGTGGCTGATCGGTCGCTTTGCAACGCGAGCCTTTCGCCGCCCGGTCAGTCGTCAAGACATGGCTCCTTATTTCGACTTCCTAGAAAAAAAACATGCGGCCAATGGTGACTGGCATGAAGCGGTGATCAGGACGTTCGCCGCGATGATGTCGTCACCCGATTTTCTGTACTTACGAGAAACCCCCGGTGTACTCGATGCGCACGCACTGGCGAATCGACTTTCGTACTTTTTCTGGAGCACGATGCCGGATCTGGAATTGTTTGCGCTTGCCAAATCGGGCCAACTAACACATCTATCGGTCTTGACAACACAAGTTGAGAAAATGTTGACCGATAGGCGATCAAAGCAATTCTGCAACAGTTTCGCCGATCAATGGCTTGCACTCGAAAAACTTGGAAGCATGCCTCCGGACAGCAAAGGGGAATTTCGAGTCTATTACCGTCAGAATCTTGAGCCAGCGATGATCGAAGAGACACGTCGCTTTTTTCAGCACGTGCTATACGAGAATCAAAGCGTCCGCGACTTCATTGATTCTGACTACTCGTTCGTCAACAAAGGGCTTGCTGAACTGTACCGCGTGCCGATGCAAAGCAACGACGCGAGCGAATTTCAACGTGTCATTTTCCCCGCCAGTGTAAAGCGCGGCGGGCTACTCGGTCACGCCAGTATCCTGACCCTCTCCGCCAATGGTGTCGAAACGTCTCCGATCGAACGCGGTGTTTGGGTCCTGGCCGATCTGCTGGGCACGCCGCTTCCGCCGCCTCCGAAGGCCGTTCCCGCATTGACTCCCGACCTGAATGGTGCTGTCACCGTCCGCGAGATGCTGGAAAAACATCGCAGCGACCCAGCATGTATGGAATGTCATCGACGCATGGATCCACTCGGGTTCGCGCTGGAAGCCTTCGACCCGATTGGCCGCTTCCGCACCCAGTATTCAGAGACACAGACAATCAGCACAGACGGAAACTATCTGGGCAAAAACTTTGCCGACGTAGCGGAGCTCAAGCGAATCCTTGCCAGCGACATCCGCCCATTCACCCGCAACTTGATCATCAGACTGGCGGAATATGCGAAAGGTCGAAAGTTAGATGCAGCTGACTATGTCACGGTGCAGTTGCTTGTTGATCAGGCAGGGGAAAACGATTTCAAATTTAGAGACATCCTTCTTAGTATTGCAACGAGTGATCTGATGACGAATCGTTGA
- a CDS encoding sulfatase-like hydrolase/transferase has protein sequence MIRKHSLHLSLKAAALALTLALAPLPALVAAQPNVLFIAVDDMNDWGIGGHRQAITPNIDALAARGLKFTNTHSAGVKCGPSRTAIFTGQYPATTGFYDDQVYWQLDESLIGLHTAFDNAGYKTLGTGKLFHHAIGWIDQRGWDQYWLRTDGTTNAQRKNGWDAGSWKYGAPNPGGPDGAFVSIYNTTYPDIQAGVMEWAALDNAVEKDMADTQRADWVISQLKADHGDTPFFLGMGLFTPHSPQYAPQKYYDAYLNGPLKGNIDNLELPSYWKDGSTNPLPDLDDVADRERKKEINVYKRWMANLQAISPNDRTLKECILGYLAAITYADAQIGRVLTALNNSPYADNTIVVLWSDHGYHLGEKGHWAKHVMWERGSQVPFVWAGPGIAKGATTDTTASLIDMYPTFVDLCDLTKDGANADLQPLDGKSLASTLKDPDQAEDREVIISYLQAYEYAITNRDWRYIRYGDGQEELYDHNNDPNEWDNLANAPAYESIRANMRSKAPSKIADFALLHFQHARRDKGDGTWYFDDHQVKVDLTLSSNAPDVVTGEFDVTAQFTTGVTGFDVGDLEATNGSILNFKQVSPDKYTFTVHPKPMAVGELIVIEVPKKSATGIPNPRATNSYDIFVARRYHPDAKSWIPPSAGPAVTSVSGLTVRFNSNGSSDDGTVDACVWQFGDGGVSTDRSPSHTYAQAGTYVVTLGVTDNDGVGSDLVPVTVVVSDDSKNLK, from the coding sequence ATGATCCGAAAACACTCACTGCACCTATCGCTCAAGGCAGCAGCCTTGGCGCTGACCCTTGCTCTCGCACCTCTGCCCGCTTTGGTGGCCGCGCAGCCCAATGTCTTGTTCATCGCCGTCGATGACATGAATGATTGGGGAATCGGTGGCCACCGCCAAGCGATCACGCCCAATATCGATGCGCTGGCCGCTCGCGGACTTAAGTTCACCAACACCCATTCCGCCGGCGTCAAATGCGGTCCATCGCGAACCGCTATCTTCACCGGTCAATATCCTGCCACCACCGGTTTCTACGACGATCAGGTTTACTGGCAGTTGGACGAGAGTCTGATTGGCCTGCACACTGCATTCGACAACGCTGGATACAAGACACTCGGCACCGGCAAGCTCTTTCATCACGCGATCGGTTGGATCGACCAACGAGGTTGGGACCAGTACTGGCTTCGCACAGACGGAACAACCAACGCCCAGAGAAAGAATGGTTGGGACGCCGGCAGTTGGAAATATGGCGCCCCGAATCCGGGTGGTCCTGATGGAGCCTTCGTCAGCATCTACAACACGACTTACCCGGACATTCAAGCCGGTGTGATGGAGTGGGCGGCCCTCGACAATGCTGTTGAGAAAGACATGGCCGACACTCAGCGCGCCGACTGGGTCATCTCACAGCTCAAAGCCGATCACGGGGATACACCATTCTTTCTTGGCATGGGACTATTTACACCTCATTCGCCGCAATACGCGCCACAGAAATATTACGACGCGTATCTCAATGGGCCGCTGAAAGGGAACATCGACAACCTCGAACTGCCGAGCTACTGGAAAGACGGCAGCACGAATCCGCTGCCCGATCTTGATGATGTCGCGGACCGAGAACGAAAGAAGGAGATCAATGTCTACAAGCGATGGATGGCAAATCTCCAGGCGATCAGCCCCAACGATCGAACGTTGAAGGAGTGCATTCTTGGATACCTGGCAGCCATCACCTACGCCGATGCTCAGATCGGTCGCGTCCTGACGGCACTGAATAACAGCCCGTACGCCGACAACACGATTGTCGTCCTCTGGAGCGACCATGGTTACCACCTTGGTGAAAAGGGGCATTGGGCGAAACACGTCATGTGGGAACGAGGATCACAGGTCCCATTCGTCTGGGCAGGCCCTGGCATTGCCAAAGGCGCAACCACCGACACAACGGCAAGCCTGATTGACATGTATCCAACCTTTGTTGATTTGTGTGATCTAACCAAGGATGGCGCCAACGCGGATTTGCAACCGCTCGATGGCAAATCACTCGCTTCCACTCTGAAAGATCCTGACCAAGCGGAAGACCGCGAAGTGATCATTTCGTATCTGCAAGCTTATGAATATGCAATCACCAATCGCGACTGGCGGTACATCCGTTACGGCGATGGCCAGGAAGAACTCTATGACCACAACAACGATCCGAACGAGTGGGATAATCTTGCGAATGCCCCGGCGTACGAATCCATTCGTGCAAACATGCGGAGCAAAGCGCCATCGAAAATCGCCGATTTTGCTCTGCTGCACTTCCAGCATGCCAGGCGCGACAAAGGCGACGGGACGTGGTACTTCGACGACCACCAAGTGAAGGTTGACTTAACGCTCTCCAGCAATGCTCCCGATGTGGTGACTGGCGAATTTGACGTCACCGCCCAATTTACGACGGGAGTCACTGGATTTGACGTTGGCGACTTGGAAGCAACTAACGGATCTATTCTGAATTTCAAGCAAGTCTCGCCGGACAAGTACACGTTCACTGTTCATCCCAAGCCAATGGCCGTCGGCGAACTCATCGTCATTGAAGTGCCAAAGAAATCTGCGACTGGCATTCCCAACCCGCGAGCAACGAACTCTTACGACATCTTTGTCGCGCGTCGGTATCACCCGGACGCGAAGAGCTGGATTCCACCATCCGCCGGTCCTGCCGTCACTAGCGTCTCTGGCTTGACTGTGCGATTCAACTCGAACGGTTCATCCGATGACGGCACGGTTGATGCTTGCGTCTGGCAGTTTGGTGACGGTGGTGTTTCGACCGACCGGAGCCCCAGCCACACGTATGCTCAGGCTGGCACGTATGTCGTCACACTGGGCGTGACCGACAACGACGGCGTCGGCAGTGACCTAGTGCCGGTGACAGTGGTCGTCAGCGATGACTCCAAAAACCTCAAGTGA